The following proteins are co-located in the Desulfonatronum thiodismutans genome:
- a CDS encoding response regulator: MSQKTILIVDDEEEVLFSLGLVLRRAGYTVLEAGHGIEALSVMAEVVRTGPGIDLVITDLRMPYMDGPELLAVMHSKGFNPNVMVMTGYAHEALAAEWQCRGCPPIIYKPFEAEELLREVAGALAKPSVCVDMMDASVGNTFNQEGVG, translated from the coding sequence GTGTCCCAAAAAACGATTCTCATAGTGGACGACGAAGAAGAGGTCCTCTTTTCCCTCGGCCTTGTCCTGCGTCGGGCCGGTTACACCGTGCTGGAGGCCGGGCATGGGATCGAGGCTTTGTCCGTGATGGCCGAGGTCGTTCGAACCGGACCAGGCATTGATCTGGTGATTACGGATCTGAGGATGCCGTATATGGACGGACCGGAGTTGCTGGCCGTCATGCACAGCAAGGGATTTAACCCGAACGTCATGGTCATGACCGGGTATGCCCACGAAGCGCTTGCCGCGGAGTGGCAATGCAGGGGATGTCCTCCAATCATCTACAAACCTTTTGAGGCCGAAGAACTGCTGCGTGAGGTCGCCGGGGCTTTGGCGAAGCCGTCTGTATGCGTCGATATGATGGATGCGTCTGTCGGGAACACATTCAACCAGGAGGGAGTCGGATGA
- the tnpA gene encoding IS200/IS605 family transposase translates to MMGSTLTNLIYHVVFSTKGREPVLVFGMRDELYRYIGGIVRVDNGILIEVGGMADHIHILMKLKPIHKFSDVMQKIKGSSSKWINEQNRLGVKFRWQDGYGAFTVSESQVPVVVKYIQNQEKHHEGFSFQSEFELLLERHNVEYDAEFIWN, encoded by the coding sequence ATGATGGGGAGCACATTAACCAATCTCATTTACCATGTGGTTTTCAGCACCAAAGGTCGAGAACCGGTGCTTGTTTTCGGTATGAGAGACGAACTTTATCGATATATTGGTGGAATCGTCAGAGTCGATAACGGTATCCTCATTGAAGTTGGCGGCATGGCGGATCATATTCATATACTTATGAAGCTCAAGCCAATTCATAAATTTTCGGATGTCATGCAAAAGATAAAGGGAAGTTCATCGAAATGGATCAATGAACAAAATCGGTTGGGAGTGAAATTCAGATGGCAGGATGGGTACGGTGCATTTACCGTTAGTGAATCTCAAGTTCCTGTCGTTGTGAAATATATCCAAAATCAGGAAAAGCATCATGAGGGTTTTTCTTTTCAATCAGAATTTGAATTGCTTCTTGAGCGACATAATGTTGAATATGATGCGGAATTTATTTGGAATTGA
- a CDS encoding sigma-54-dependent transcriptional regulator, with protein MKSNTESAWPIFLVDDEELLLDSLSMTLLTAGFGNVETFTDGQTVLDRLPDVQCALLLLDLFMPGRVHGEAILERFRSEAPHVPVVMVTGVDETETAVRCMKAGAFDYLIKPVEQVLLLATVHRALAHARLLRQNIHLRDKLLFERLDQPEAFSGIITENRPMQAIFRYMEVIAPTAEPVLITGETGTGKDLTATALHRLSGRGGPFVAVNVAGLDDNMFADTLFGHVKGAFTDARQDRRGMVEQAADGTLFLDEIGDLSLASQIKLLKLIQDHEFLPLGADKPRRSRARIVAATNQDLEAAERKGLFRKDLFYRINTYHVHLPPLRERGRDILLLAEHYLRQACETLKIPSERIDPSLADRLLSHSFPGNVRELRSLIFNTMAQGGLQELEKKMASLVKTPAFHFNAPAPETVPAMLLGADILFPDPLPTMDQTVQKLVQEALRRSGGNQAAAARMLGISRQAMHQRVSQRR; from the coding sequence ATGAAGTCGAACACCGAATCCGCATGGCCCATATTTCTTGTGGATGACGAAGAGTTGCTCTTGGACAGTCTGAGCATGACCTTGCTCACGGCTGGTTTTGGGAACGTGGAAACCTTCACCGACGGGCAGACCGTGCTGGATCGGCTGCCGGATGTCCAGTGCGCATTGTTATTGCTGGACTTGTTCATGCCGGGCAGGGTGCACGGGGAGGCGATCCTGGAACGTTTCCGGTCCGAGGCCCCCCATGTTCCCGTGGTGATGGTCACCGGCGTGGACGAGACCGAAACGGCTGTCCGCTGCATGAAGGCCGGGGCCTTCGACTACCTGATCAAGCCGGTGGAACAGGTCCTTTTGCTGGCCACGGTGCATCGCGCCCTGGCCCATGCCCGGCTGCTGCGCCAAAACATTCATCTGCGCGACAAGCTCCTTTTTGAACGCCTGGACCAGCCTGAGGCCTTCAGCGGGATCATCACCGAGAATCGTCCAATGCAGGCCATCTTTCGGTACATGGAGGTGATCGCGCCCACTGCGGAGCCCGTGTTGATCACCGGAGAGACCGGGACGGGCAAGGATCTCACGGCCACGGCCCTGCACCGGCTCAGTGGGCGAGGCGGGCCGTTTGTCGCCGTCAACGTGGCCGGGTTGGACGACAACATGTTCGCGGACACGCTTTTCGGTCACGTCAAGGGAGCGTTCACCGACGCCCGGCAGGATCGGCGGGGCATGGTGGAGCAGGCCGCGGACGGGACGCTGTTCCTGGACGAGATCGGCGACTTGTCCCTTGCCTCGCAGATTAAGCTGCTCAAGTTGATCCAGGATCACGAGTTCCTTCCCCTGGGCGCGGATAAGCCGCGCCGGAGCAGGGCGCGGATCGTGGCGGCCACCAACCAGGACCTGGAAGCGGCCGAACGCAAGGGGCTTTTCCGCAAGGATCTGTTCTACAGGATCAACACCTATCACGTGCACTTGCCTCCCCTGCGGGAGCGGGGCCGTGACATCTTGCTGCTGGCGGAGCATTATTTGCGCCAGGCTTGCGAGACCTTGAAGATCCCCTCTGAACGGATCGACCCTTCGCTGGCGGATCGGCTCCTGTCTCATTCCTTCCCGGGAAATGTTCGAGAACTGCGCTCCCTGATCTTCAATACCATGGCTCAGGGCGGGCTTCAGGAATTGGAGAAAAAAATGGCCTCTCTGGTCAAAACCCCCGCCTTCCACTTCAATGCCCCAGCCCCGGAAACGGTTCCGGCAATGCTTTTGGGAGCGGACATTCTCTTTCCCGACCCCCTGCCGACCATGGACCAGACAGTTCAGAAACTGGTCCAGGAAGCCCTTCGCCGCTCCGGCGGCAACCAGGCCGCCGCCGCCCGAATGCTCGGCATTTCCAGGCAGGCCATGCACCAGCGGGTCAGTCAGCGGCGTTGA
- a CDS encoding MASE3 domain-containing protein, giving the protein MADDSSRDLGERGGWDCRNGRDEQDGSRSVSACLACALSSKGVGTECKFSEYLWYTLGCTMLGLLFIVGRYNATLFQAVTEVISIAVAWAVFMLVWNARRFINNDALLLLGSAYLFIGFTDLLHALAFLQRDIFRDAPNVDLPAQLRLVGRYMEGLAMLLFSLVLGRTFRPFFGLLFWAALALFLLTAIFYWQVFPVTYVDGEGMAPFKLWSEFVVCVFLLFALVVLFHRRDLLDVRVYRLIFLAVVASLASESTFIFQEYVGVHSNALGPLLKIISYLFVYLALIRSGLIHPLDLMYRDLEREKAELLATRQHLNLVFDTAPALIWQKNRDGTYLEVNKTFCQTVGLERGQVIGGTDYDIFPPKIARKYVLDDQEVLRTGRAKIGIEEQYVGTSGKLGWAVTDKLVYRDRNGNIAGTIGFAKDVAERKLAQVREKTQQEQLAQAAKMTALGTLVAGVAHEVNNPNNFIILNTPLLEEVWADSLPVLEAHHAGHPEFMLAGMPYPRMRDNVSRLFSGIHEGSKRIKRIVSELKTFARQLPLDMGSEVRLNQVVEAALTMLRKTIAEHTNLFETRLDPNLPPVRGDFQKLEQVVVNLLINACQALPDKERRIVLETYSDSDEEAVVLRITDEGEGIAPENIERICDPFFSTRHNVGGTGLGLSITSSIIQSHKGRMTFDSAPGLGTTVTIFLKAGS; this is encoded by the coding sequence ATGGCCGATGATTCGTCGCGAGACCTGGGGGAGCGGGGCGGATGGGACTGTCGGAACGGACGGGACGAGCAGGACGGAAGCAGGTCGGTATCGGCATGCCTTGCCTGTGCATTGTCCTCCAAGGGGGTAGGCACGGAGTGTAAATTTTCCGAATATCTCTGGTACACCCTCGGATGTACGATGCTCGGACTTTTGTTCATCGTCGGCAGGTATAACGCCACGCTCTTTCAGGCCGTGACCGAGGTCATTTCCATTGCCGTGGCCTGGGCCGTATTCATGTTGGTCTGGAACGCACGGCGGTTCATCAACAACGACGCCTTGCTTCTGCTGGGCTCGGCCTATTTGTTCATCGGCTTCACGGATCTCTTGCACGCTTTGGCCTTCCTGCAAAGGGATATTTTCCGCGATGCGCCGAACGTGGACCTTCCAGCTCAACTCCGGCTCGTTGGGCGGTACATGGAGGGGCTGGCAATGCTGCTGTTCTCGCTGGTCCTGGGCCGCACCTTCCGTCCTTTCTTCGGGTTGTTATTTTGGGCCGCTTTGGCACTTTTCCTGTTGACCGCCATTTTTTACTGGCAGGTGTTTCCAGTCACGTATGTGGATGGCGAGGGGATGGCTCCCTTCAAGCTGTGGAGTGAATTCGTCGTCTGCGTGTTCCTGCTGTTCGCCCTGGTGGTGCTTTTCCACCGTCGCGATTTGCTCGACGTCAGGGTTTACAGGCTGATTTTCCTGGCCGTGGTCGCCTCTCTGGCGTCAGAATCCACGTTTATCTTCCAGGAGTACGTCGGCGTTCATTCCAACGCCCTCGGCCCGTTACTGAAAATCATTTCATACCTGTTCGTCTACCTGGCCTTGATTCGTTCCGGGCTGATCCACCCCTTGGATTTGATGTACCGGGACTTGGAACGGGAAAAGGCTGAACTGCTGGCAACCAGACAGCACCTGAACTTGGTTTTCGATACGGCCCCGGCCTTGATCTGGCAGAAAAACCGGGATGGAACGTATCTGGAGGTGAACAAGACTTTTTGCCAAACCGTCGGGCTGGAGCGGGGGCAGGTCATTGGCGGGACTGATTACGACATATTTCCACCGAAGATTGCACGGAAATACGTTTTGGACGACCAGGAAGTACTGCGCACGGGCCGCGCCAAGATCGGCATTGAGGAGCAGTATGTCGGCACCTCGGGGAAGCTGGGGTGGGCCGTGACGGACAAGCTGGTCTACCGTGACCGGAACGGAAACATTGCCGGAACCATCGGCTTTGCCAAGGACGTCGCCGAGCGCAAGCTTGCCCAGGTGCGCGAAAAGACCCAGCAGGAACAGCTGGCTCAGGCCGCCAAAATGACCGCGCTGGGCACCCTGGTGGCCGGCGTGGCCCACGAGGTGAACAACCCCAACAATTTCATCATCTTGAATACGCCTCTCCTGGAAGAGGTCTGGGCCGACTCCCTGCCGGTTCTGGAGGCGCACCATGCCGGGCATCCGGAGTTCATGCTGGCCGGGATGCCCTATCCGCGGATGCGAGACAACGTGTCCAGGCTGTTCTCTGGGATCCATGAAGGCAGCAAGCGGATCAAGCGGATCGTGTCCGAGCTGAAGACGTTTGCTCGGCAGCTGCCTCTGGATATGGGCAGCGAGGTGCGGCTGAATCAGGTTGTCGAAGCGGCCCTGACCATGCTCCGCAAGACTATCGCCGAGCATACCAATTTGTTCGAGACGCGATTGGACCCGAATCTTCCTCCGGTGCGGGGCGACTTTCAGAAATTGGAGCAGGTGGTGGTCAATCTGCTGATCAACGCCTGTCAGGCCCTGCCGGACAAGGAACGCCGGATCGTCCTGGAAACCTACTCCGATTCGGACGAGGAAGCCGTGGTTTTGCGCATCACTGATGAAGGTGAGGGGATCGCCCCGGAGAACATCGAGCGGATCTGCGATCCATTCTTCAGTACCCGGCACAATGTCGGCGGTACCGGCTTGGGCTTATCCATCACCTCGTCGATCATCCAGAGCCATAAAGGCCGGATGACCTTCGATTCCGCGCCGGGTTTGGGGACCACCGTGACGATTTTTCTCAAGGCGGGATCATGA
- the nadD gene encoding nicotinate (nicotinamide) nucleotide adenylyltransferase encodes MKVGVFGGCFNPVHHGHLRLAVEALEILGLDRVELVPTAIPPHKGQRGLLPFGLRCRLVQKALHGLPGLHCSLVEGGRPGPSYTGDTLEELARAMPGSRLFFLLGVPDLLTLPSWKDGLALTRKAHFVAVARQDMALETTREFVRSHWPEADETVYPGWMKSPGNMVCEWRLGPGSGNILLIRPPYLDISATMIRDYWSAGRDIRFFLPDLVLAELTRKRRLVERYWAKQEARSDVGQVGGVKARPPRGGCIHGR; translated from the coding sequence ATGAAGGTCGGCGTTTTCGGCGGGTGCTTCAACCCCGTGCATCACGGCCATCTGCGTCTGGCCGTTGAAGCCCTGGAAATCCTTGGGCTGGACCGGGTGGAACTGGTTCCGACCGCAATCCCGCCGCACAAGGGGCAGCGAGGACTGTTGCCTTTTGGCCTGCGTTGCCGCTTGGTGCAGAAGGCTCTTCATGGGCTTCCCGGCCTGCATTGCTCCTTGGTCGAGGGCGGTCGGCCCGGTCCGTCTTACACCGGAGATACGCTGGAAGAGCTGGCTCGGGCGATGCCCGGAAGCCGGCTCTTTTTTTTGCTCGGCGTCCCGGACCTGCTGACCCTGCCGTCCTGGAAAGACGGCCTGGCCCTGACCCGCAAGGCTCACTTCGTGGCCGTGGCCCGGCAGGACATGGCCCTGGAAACTACCCGTGAATTCGTGCGTTCCCATTGGCCCGAAGCCGACGAAACCGTCTATCCCGGGTGGATGAAAAGCCCCGGCAACATGGTTTGCGAGTGGAGGTTGGGGCCGGGCAGCGGGAATATCCTGTTGATTCGCCCCCCCTATCTGGATATCAGCGCGACCATGATTCGGGACTATTGGAGCGCGGGCCGGGATATCCGTTTTTTTTTGCCGGACCTCGTGCTGGCCGAATTGACCCGGAAGCGGCGCTTGGTTGAGCGGTATTGGGCAAAGCAAGAGGCTAGGAGTGACGTCGGACAAGTCGGCGGCGTCAAAGCCCGCCCACCGAGAGGAGGCTGCATCCATGGCCGATGA